In Helianthus annuus cultivar XRQ/B chromosome 3, HanXRQr2.0-SUNRISE, whole genome shotgun sequence, a single window of DNA contains:
- the LOC110931044 gene encoding uncharacterized protein LOC110931044, producing the protein MMNVERVCCMCGDVGFPDKIFRCINCHHRFQHWYCSNDYNESLEPTELCDWCRTEEIKASKHHSSSRKPNSKLDSGIKKWTEYSGYKKINRRNRQHGEGKPPTGAPSPRISTRRIHQHRHLIAIIEECLHESDEEQMCFVKNSLMTYDFFLFLLFCSL; encoded by the exons ATGATGAATGTTGAAAGAGTATGTTGTATGTGTGGCGATGTGGGCTTCCCTGACAAGATTTTCCGATGTATCAACTGTCACCACCGCTTTCAACACTG GTATTGTAGCAATGACTATAATGAATCATTGGAGCCGACGGAGCTTTGTGATTGGTGCCGAACCGAAGAAATCAAAGCCTCCAAACATCATAGTTCATCCAGGAAACCAAACTCAAAATTAGACAGTGGAATAAAAAAATGGACAGAATATTCCGGTTATAAGAAGATCAACCGACGTAACCGTCAGCATGGTGAAGGAAAGCCACCCACCGGAGCTCCTTCACCAAGGATTAGTACTCGAAG GATCCACCAGCATCGGCACCTCATTGCCATCATCGAAGAATGTTTACACGAGTCAGATGAAGAACAAATGTGCTTTGTAAAGAATTCTTTAATGACTTATGATTTTTTCTTATTTCTTCTTTTTTGTTCATTGTAA